In the Juglans microcarpa x Juglans regia isolate MS1-56 chromosome 6D, Jm3101_v1.0, whole genome shotgun sequence genome, one interval contains:
- the LOC121234953 gene encoding early nodulin-like protein 2 codes for MEFQTHIFLSFVLISCFLSSSLAYKFSVGGRDGWVLHPSESYIHWAERNRFQVNDTLVFKYKKGTDSVLVVNKDDYYNCNTKNPIKKLEEGDSEFQFDRSGPFFFVSGKDQSCEEGQKLNVIVLAVRHYNKNPPPSSPIPVPPKAAPAPGTEAPVSPKASPPAHSAGPALAPTSPSPVSNAPKASPASAPWSYGPVPASSPPTTTSSPAADSPTTPATEPGTPSGSLNSPAAAPSSSAWALTPTTTSVLVIFVTLAMNVALSSALGAF; via the exons ATGGAATTTCAGACGCATATCTTCCTTTCCTTTGTTCTCATTTCTTGTTTTCTATCCTCTTCCCTTGCCTACAAATTCTCTGTAGGCGGAAGAGATGGGTGGGTCTTGCATCCCTCTGAGAGCTACATCCACTGGGCTGAGAGAAACAGGTTCCAAGTCAATGATACTCTCG TCTTTAAGTATAAGAAAGGGACGGACTCTGTGCTGGTTGTGAACAAAGATGATTACTACAACTGCAACACAAAGAACCCCATCAAGAAATTGGAGGAAGGTGATTCTGAGTTCCAGTTTGATAGGTCTGGGCCATTCTTTTTCGTCTCTGGAAAGGACCAAAGCTGTGAGGAAGGACAGAAACTGAACGTTATTGTTTTGGCTGTaagacactacaacaaaaacCCCCCTCCTTCATCTCCGATTCCAGTTCCTCCAAAAGCAGCCCCAGCTCCAGGTACTGAGGCCCCGGTGTCTCCCAAAGCATCCCCTCCTGCACACTCAGCTGGACCGGCCTTGGCCCCAACATCACCATCCCCTGTGTCCAATGCTCCGAAAGCATCACCAGCATCAGCTCCATGGTCTTATGGGCCTGTGCCAGCGTCGTCGCCACCAACGACGACATCTTCTCCGGCAGCCGACAGTCCAACTACTCCAGCAACGGAGCCGGGAACTCCATCGGGGAGTCTAAACTCACCGGCAGCGGcaccatcatcatctgcatGGGCTTTAACTCCCACAACTACAAGTGTGTTGGTGATTTTCGTTACGCTAGCGATGAATGTGGCTTTGAGCAGCGCTTTGGGTGCTTTTTAg
- the LOC121234955 gene encoding protein DETOXIFICATION 18-like gives MDILENANLDSKTPLIEVGHSEDETKGSGGHWWEKVLEVEEAKKQALFSLPMILTNVFYYLITLVSVMFAGHLGDSELAGATLANSWATVTGFAFMVGLSGALETLCGQGFGAKLYGMLGIYLQASCIISFIFSIIISIIWFYTEPILIFLHQDTEIAKTAALYMKFLIPGLFAYGFLQNILRFLQTQSMVMPLVVCSLLPLVVHIGIVYALVHCTALGFKGASLAASISLWLSFLILAMYVIYATKFKHTWEGFSWDSFHYIFTNLKLALPSAAMVCLEYWAFEILVFLAGLMQNSETTTSLIAMCVNTETIAYMITYGLSAAASTRVSNELGAGNPNRAKSAMAVTLKLSVFLALTVVLALCLGHNIWAGFFSDSPTIIREFASMTPLLAVSIFADSVQGVLSGVARGCGWQHLAVYANLATFYFVGVPISIFLGFKLKLQAKGLWMGLICGLSCQAATLLLITLRTNWAKLDLTQNANKENVVLV, from the exons ATGGATATTTTAGAAAACGCAAATTTAGATAGCAAGACACCATTGATAGAGGTAGGTCACAGTGAAGATGAAACGAAGGGATCAGGTGGTCACTGGTGGGAGAAAGTGTTGGAAGTGGAGGAGGCCAAGAAACAAGCCCTGTTTTCTTTGCCCATGATTCTTACCAATGTTTTCTACTACTTAATCACCTTGGTTTCCGTCATGTTTGCCGGCCACCTTGGCGACTCCGAGCTTGCCGGAGCCACTCTTGCCAACTCCTGGGCAACAGTCACCGGCTTCGCTTTCATG GTTGGTTTAAGTGGAGCTCTTGAGACATTGTGTGGGCAAGGATTTGGTGCAAAATTATACGGAATGCTAGGGATTTATCTGCAAGCCTCTTGCATCATATCCTTCATATTCTCTATCATCATATCAATAATCTGGTTCTATACAGAGCCCATACTGATCTTTCTTCATCAAGATACTGAGATTGCAAAGACAGCCGCTCTCTATATGAAATTTCTCATTCCTGGACTATTTGCATATGGCTTTCTGCAGAACATCTTGAGGTTTCTTCAGACACAGTCTATGGTTATGCCCCTGGTTGTATGCTCGTTGCTACCATTGGTTGTTCATATCGGCATTGTATATGCTTTAGTACATTGTACAGCTCTTGGTTTCAAGGGAGCATCTTTGGCAGCCTCAATTTCATTATGGCTGTCATTTCTTATACTGGCCATGTATGTCATATACGCAACTAAATTTAAGCATACATGGGAAGGATTTTCATGGGATtcctttcattatatttttaccAACTTGAAACTAGCCCTGCCCTCTGCAGCAATGGTGTG TTTGGAGTACTGGGCTTTCGAGATTCTGGTTTTCTTGGCAGGACTGATGCAAAACTCAGAAACAACTACATCATTAATTGCAATGTG TGTCAACACAGAAACTATTGCCTACATGATCACATATGGTCTGAGTGCCGCTGCAAG CACAAGGGTGTCAAATGAGTTGGGAGCAGGCAATCCCAACCGGGCCAAGAGTGCCATGGCTGTAACTCTCaagctctctgtttttcttgcACTCACAGTTGTTTTGGCTCTTTGCCTTGGTCATAACATCTGGGCCGGATTCTTTAGTGACAGCCCTACGATCATACGGGAATTTGCTTCAATGACACCCCTCCTTGCAGTTTCAATATTTGCCGATTCTGTTCAAGGTGTCTTGTCAG GCGTGGCCAGAGGATGTGGTTGGCAGCACCTGGCTGTGTATGCTAACTTGGCAACTTTCTACTTCGTTGGTGTACCAATTTCCATCTTCCTCGGTTTCAAGTTGAAACTACAGGCAAAG GGTTTGTGGATGGGCTTAATCTGCGGACTCTCCTGCCAAGCTGCCACTCTCTTGTTGATTACATTGCGTACAAACTGGGCTAAACTGGATCTCACCCAGAACGCTAACAAAGAAAATGTAGTTTTGGTCTAG